One Rosa chinensis cultivar Old Blush chromosome 3, RchiOBHm-V2, whole genome shotgun sequence DNA window includes the following coding sequences:
- the LOC112193194 gene encoding G patch domain-containing protein 11, whose protein sequence is MAEEDDYMGDLSRFLSPEASVPLSKKVSNSKASGVQAAKKKPKALNWQEQRKIDRERKQREEDEKTLANIEAPIPQSNIGFKLLKQMGYTPGSALGKEGSGLAEPVKVDIRRSRAGIGREDPHKEKRKREEVRSEEEKRNEESLMEEFGWRKKSQWRIRRVVVNFHKAKAVLDQLENKEVVPPEKNEDEEEEGGESEEEEEQITEEDLQEILMKLRDEHRYCLFCGCQFESMEELLSSCPGTNEDDH, encoded by the exons ATGGCGGAAGAAGATGACTACATGGGGGACCTCTCTCGATTTCTCTCTCCAGAAGCTTCCGTTCCTCTCTCGAAAAAG GTTTCGAATAGCAAAGCCTCTGGTGTTCAAGCCGCTAAGAAAAAACCCAAAGCGCTGAATTGGCAAGAGCAGCGTAAGATTGATAGGGAGAGAAAGCAACGAGAGGAGGATGAGAAAACGTTGGCGAATATAGAGGCGCCTATTCCTCAATCCAACATAGGGTTCAAGCTTTTGAAGCAAATGGGGTATACCCCAGGCTCTGCCCTTGGGAAGGAGGGGTCGGGCCTGGCTGAACCGGTGAAGGTTGATATCCGGCGGTCGAGAGCTGGAATTGGGAGGGAGGATCCTCATaaggagaagaggaagagagaggaggtgaggagtgaggaggagaagaggaaTGAGGAGAGCTTGATGGAGGAGTTTGGGTGGAGGAAGAAGTCACAGTGGCGGATTCGGAGAGTTGTGGTTAATTTTCACAAGGCCAAGGCGGTTTTGGATCAGTTGGAGAATAAGGAGGTTGTGCCGCCGGAGAAGAAtgaggatgaggaagaggaggggGGAGAGtcggaagaggaagaggaacagATTACGGAAGAG GATTTACAAGAGATATTGATGAAACTGAGAGATGAACATCGATACTGCCTCTTCTGTGGATGCCAG TTTGAATCAATGGAGGAACTATTATCCAGCTGCCCTGGAACTAATGAAGACGATCACTGA
- the LOC112194803 gene encoding CDK5RAP3-like protein translates to MPTADDIGNLPIDITFSRLGEWLVDRKRIPGDWRKRLAAVRARISKEFASLPKDINPYFHTLDPDGIGYLEAKLIYDILVKSAPESRNIFGRLSGAAGAWESIVRAFEKDYIYLGEAAQIMVQNVNYEIPYQKKQVQKIQQQLAELEHKEADIKRTAALSAAKYVEACQELGLKGNNVRAELLETAKSLPTTFSRILEVINGDSVSRALEYYSNFVRDAHTEKDKSLVVLTNLKDLREHPPSLDVSVDLEVVDSGNVQSSHNESINVTVDADANADSIDWDFSVDSAQIDWDIGTVEETEDSGNGLGPYEMVSASEILQSSPNEVAKSDQVPEVVSVSEISWDISVETPQVDAIDDVNLPNVVVDNQTSVLHTSTPTTEIKEGRSQLLETEYRNKILDDLNEIKAFLNQRLVELKNEETLSLQHQVQAVAPFVLQQYGHDAIETMLSDVCLAISLLTNRKTRDLIMILNSKRFLDRLVSSLEEKKHHEVKLKEGLKGLATKRMELHNSLSSSWPKQEAALAKTRKLKKLCESTLSSMFDGRPVHIIGEINALLNSGVAG, encoded by the exons CTCGTCTAGGAG aaTGGCTTGTTGATCGGAAAAGAATACCGGGAGATTGGAGGAAACGATTAGCAGCCGTGAGAGCTCGGATTTCCAAGGAGTTCGCTTCCCTTCCTAAAGATATCAATCCCTATTTTCATACCTTAGACCCTGATG GAATTGGTTACTTGGAGGCCAAACTGATATATGATATTCTTGTAAAGTCTGCTCCAGAAAGTCGAAATATATTCGGCCGGCTCTCCGGTGCTGCT GGTGCGTGGGAATCGATTGTGCGTGCTTTTGAGAAGGATTATATCTATCTTGGCGAAGCTGCGCAGATAATGGTTCAAAATGTGAACTATGAGat TCCGTATCAGAAAAAGCAGGTGCAGAAGATTCAGCAACAACTAGCTGAACTAGAGCACAAGGAAGCTGATATTAAGAGAACTGCAGCTCTATCGGCAGCCAAGTATGTGGAGGCTTGTCAAGAGCTTGGATTGAAG GGAAATAATGTAAGGGCGGAACTTTTAGAGACTGCAAAATCACTTCCTACCACATTCAGCAGGATATTGGAAGTGATAAATGGTGATTCTGTGTCGAGGGCTCTGGAGTATTATTCTAACTTTGTGAGAGATGCTCACACTGAAAAGGAT AAATCTTTGGTTGTGTTAACAAACTTGAAAGATTTACGTGAGCATCCCCCATCATTGGATGTTTCTGTAGACTTGGAGGTTGTTGATTCTGGGAATGTTCAATCAAGCCATAATGAGTCAATCAATGTGACAGTGGATGCAGATGCTAATGCCGACAGTATAGACTGGGATTTTTCTGTGGACAGTGCTCAGATTGATTGGGATATTGGTACTGTGGAAGAAACAGAAGATTCTGGTAATGGTTTGGGCCCTTACGAAATGGTTAGTGCCAGTGAGATCCTGCAGAGTTCTCCAAATGAAGTGGCAAAATCTGATCAGGTCCCAGAGGTGGTTTCTGTGTCCGAGATATCTTGGGATATTAGTGTTGAAACTCCTCAAGTTGATGCAATTGATGATGTCAATTTGCCGAATGTTGTTGTTGACAATCAAACATCTGTTCTTCATACTTCAACTCCAACAACTGAAATCAAGGAAGGTAGGAGCCAACTTTTGGAAACAGAGTATAGGAACAAGATTCTGGATGATCTGAATGAG ATCAAAGCTTTTCTAAATCAGCGGTTGGTTGAGTTGAAGAATGAAGAAACTTTGTCATTGCAACATCAAGTCCAGGCAGTTGCTCCCTTTGTGCTGCAGCAATATGGTCATGATGCCATTGAGACAATGCTATCTGATGTTTGCTTGGCCATTTCTTTGCTGACAAATAGGAAAACGCGGGACTTGATCATGATTCTCAACTCCAAAAG ATTTCTAGACAGACTAGTGAGTTCATTGGAAGAAAAGAAGCATCACGAAGTGAAGTTGAAAGAGGGTTTGAAGGGCTTAGCTACCAAACGCATGGAGCTGCACAACTCGTTATCTTCTTCCTGGCCAAAGCAG GAAGCAGCTCTTGCAAAAACACGCAAGCTTAAGAAGCTGTGTGAGAGCACCCTTTCCTCCATGTTTGATGGCAGACCTGTTCATATAATTGGAGAGATCAATGCCCTTTTGAATAGTGGTGTTGCTGGATAG
- the LOC112193705 gene encoding protein STRUBBELIG-RECEPTOR FAMILY 2, with the protein MAKLYRFVYFMAVFFAAVLVASPAGAFTDPLDVVALNDLYKTLNQPPQLKGWRLDGGDPCDESWNGVSCFGSSVIYLKLNGLNLSGYITAEIYNLYSLKQLDISSNTIGGEIPYVLPPNATHINMAYNYFIQNIPLSLPGMKSLRHLNLSHNLLSGPIGNVFTGLQNLREMDLSYNNFTGDLPSSFGSLTNLTGLYLQKNQFTGSVAYLAELPLIDLNIQDNYFSGIIPSHFQSIPNLWIGGNSFHLPGDNYPPWDFPLETQTSVIEQNIHPPPATQSSAMEKSKPSTKLGGHKKRRLGPGGIAFMIGGGTLVASCVALYIAVRIKQSRAQKLITLGGSNSSIHSFSVINTAKDSPMNAREESPPILTFRPPILLPRRLPPVYHSRVEKTRRKSFSDKCSFPVRIKLYTVAELQSATNSFAEEKFLGQGSLGSVYKAEFPDGQILAVKNIKMSGLSFHEEEQFLDVVWTVSRLMHPNIVPLVGYCVENGQHLLVHEYVGNLSLDEALHSDAYKPLSWGLRLQIALGVAQALDYLHSTLSPSVAHGNLKSENILLDEELAPHICDCGLAILRPLTSNSLKLKASENAVGDTGYIAPEHGLPGFDKTKSDIYAFGVLLLELLTGRRPSDSSRPREEQSLVKWASLRLHDTESLDEMIDPGIKKTCSSKALSNFADIISLCIQPVKEFRPPMSEVVGSLTQLMQKLKGKGNGADGTQVDPFERSFRSTNTRFMGSPTLSYFSI; encoded by the exons ATGGCGAAGTTGTACCGGTTCGTGTACTTCATGGCGGTTTTCTTCGCGGCGGTTCTGGTGGCGTCCCCGGCTGGGGCTTTTACTGATCCACTTGACG TCGTAGCTCTTAATGATCTTTACAAGACCCTCAACCAACCGCCACAGCTGAAGGGTTGGAGATTGGATGGTGGGGATCCTTGCGATGAATCGTGGAATGGAGTGTCATGCTTTGGCTCTTCTGTGATATACCT TAAACTTAATGGTCTAAACCTCTCTGGGTATATTACTGCCGAGATCTATAATCTCTACAGTTTGAAGCAACT GGATATTAGTTCCAATACCATTGGTGGTGAAATTCCATATGTCTTACCCCCCAATGCGACTCATAT AAATATGGCATACAACTATTTCATCCAAAATATTCCCCTATCCTTACCTGGCATGAAAAGTCTCCGACATTT GAATCTAAGCCACAATTTGTTATCTGGACCCATTGGCAATGTTTTTACCGGCCTACAGAATTTAAGAGAAAT GGATTTGTCATATAATAACTTTACTGGAGATCTGCCAAGTTCATTTGGATCCCTCACAAATCTCACTGGACt GTACTTGCAGAAGAACCAATTCACTGGATCAGTTGCTTACCTAGCCGAACTTCCACTAATTGATCT GAACATCCAAGATAATTATTTCAGTGGTATCATCCCCAGTCATTTTCAGTCCATACCAAATTTATG GATTGGAGGAAATAGTTTTCATCTTCCAGGGGACAACTATCCACCCTGGGATTTCCCTCTGGAAACGCAGACAAGTGTCATTGAACAGAACATCCACCCCCCTCCAGCAACTCAGTCAAGTGCCATGGAGAAGAGCAAGCCCTCTACCAAATTAGGTGGACACAAGAAGAGGAGGCTTGGCCCTGGAGGAATAGCTTTTATGATTGGTGGAGGAACTCTAGTCGCATCATGTGTGGCACTTTACATTGCAGTTCGTATCAAACAATCACGTGCACAGAAGCTTATAActttggggggcagtaatagtTCAATCCACTCTTTCTCAGTCATAAATACGGCCAAAG ATAGTCCTATGAATGCACGAGAAGAAAGCCCACCAATACTGACTTTCAGGCCACCCATTCTACTTCCAAGGCGACTACCTCCAGTTTATCATAGCAGAGTAGAGAAAACTAGAAGAAAAAGTTTCTCTGATAAATGCAGTTTCCCAGTGAGAATCAAACTATATACTGTGGCAGAGCTTCAGTCAGCTACGAACAGCTTTGCAGAAGAAAAGTTTCTGGGCCAAGGATCTCTTGGTTCTGTTTACAAAGCCGAGTTTCCTGATGGCCAA ATTTTGGCTGTAAAGAACATCAAGATGTCTGGACTCTCTTTCCATGAAGAAGAACAATTCCTGGATGTCGTTTGGACTGTTTCGCGTTTGATGCACCCAAACATTGTACCACTTGTTGGCTATTGTGTGGAGAATGGACAACATCTCCTTGTGCATGAATATGTTGGAAATTTATCCCTTGATGAGGCACTTCACAGCGATGCATACAAGCCTCTGTCCTGGGGCCTCCGTCTCCAAATTGCTCTTGGTGTTGCTCAAGCTTTGGA CTATCTGCACTCCACATTGTCGCCTTCAGTAGCTCATGGCAACTTGAAGAGCGAAAATATcttacttgatgaagaacttgctCCTCATATATGTGACTGCGGACTTGCTATTTTGAGGCCACTTACAAGCAATAGTCTTAAACTGAAG GCTTCAGAAAATGCTGTTGGTGACACTGGCTACATTGCACCTGAGCATGGCCTACCAGGGTTTGATAAGACAAAGAGTGACATCTATGCCTTCGGAGTGCTGCTTTTGGAGCTCTTAACAGGAAGGAGACCTTCTGATAG TTCAAGACCAAGGGAAGAGCAATCACTGGTGAAATGGGCTTCATTGCGGCTTCATGACACTGAGAGTCTGGATGAGATGATCGATCCAGGCATTAAAAAGACATGTTCCTCCAAGGCTCTCTCAAATTTTGCTGATATTATCTCACTCTGTATACAG CCAGTGAAGGAATTCAGACCGCCAATGTCTGAAGTTGTGGGATCTCTAACACAACTAATGCAGAAGCTCAAGGGGAAAGGCAATGGAGCGGATGGTACACAAGTTGACCCCTTCGAGAGATCTTTTCGTTCAACCAACACCCGCTTCATGGGCTCACCTACATTGAGCTATTTTTCCATTTGA